In the genome of Aspergillus flavus chromosome 8, complete sequence, one region contains:
- a CDS encoding cytochrome protein (benzoate 4-monooxygenase cytochrome P450) → MYSLLLIVTLHFLLIYYIIIPIINYFRDPKGLRKYPNLTFVSGISDLPLIYYSHKGIRSRVLFEAHKKHPVLRIGPNKLSYADPVAIKDIYGHGTKCTKDVFYSALSGSHYHLADVVDKEDHARKRKVLSNAYAIKNLEGWEYKVADMTQRIIKAFDERCTSPLPKGRNPDPQDLTIDYRMWTNLYTIAAIANIGLSEDIRFLDQGNDIISSEAKDGTVKKVHFRDCLYANASATSTLVWAYDWYEALVRVSKLVSSTYRQKWKLAEDWDGIVNNRATTRWKRYEKGEKLDDFFSALMEDKAGAPNNLEWGEIVAEVSIMMNAGSDTTGISLNNVMLLLLKNPHCLEKLREEIDGVLEDDEVIAPYDKVKHLPYLRACLDENMRMYPPVSFHVPRRTPQEGTMIRGEFVAGNTSVGISAYVVHRNEDIFPDPDTYKPERWLGDKGRDLQPYFVAFSAGARGCIGRNISYLEQTVLLASLVHRFEFALPSPSWEPVRHETTNFNSGPMPLKVWRRASRVYEDN, encoded by the coding sequence ATGTACAGCTTACTTCTTATTGTCActctccacttcctcctgATCTACTATATCATCATACCAATTATTAACTACTTCCGCGACCCCAAAGGCCTCCGGAAGTACCCCAACCTGACCTTTGTGTCCGGCATCTCTGACCTCCCACTCATCTACTACTCCCATAAAGGCATCCGTTCGCGTGTTCTCTTCGAAGCACACAAAAAGCATCCGGTCCTCCGAATTGGACCCAATAAACTCTCCTACGCAGACCCCGTTGCCATAAAAGACATCTACGGACACGGCACAAAGTGTACCAAAGATGTCTTCTACTCAGCACTATCCGGCTCACACTACCACCTCGCAGACGTGGTAGACAAGGAAGACCACGCTCGAAAGCGCAAAGTTCTCTCCAATGCCTACGCCATCAAGAACCTCGAAGGTTGGGAATATAAGGTGGCCGATATGACGCAACGCATCATCAAAGCATTTGACGAGAGATGTACCAGTCCCTTGCCCAAGGGCCGAAATCCAGACCCGCAGGACCTCACGATCGATTATCGCATGTGGACGAATCTGTACACCATCGCCGCCATTGCTAATATTGGACTCAGCGAAGATATTCGATTCCTGGATCAAGGCAATGATATTATCTCGTCGGAGGCAAAAGACGGGACTGTGAAAAAGGTTCACTTTCGGGATTGTCTGTACGCCAATGCGTCAGCTACTTCGACCCTAGTATGGGCCTATGACTGGTACGAGGCCCTGGTCCGAGTCAGTAAATTGGTGTCCTCGACGTACCGCCAGAAATGGAAGTTGGCTGAAGATTGGGACGGGATCGTGAACAACCGAGCGACAACCCGGTGGAAGCGAtatgagaaaggagaaaagctcGATGACTTCTTCTCTGCGCTCATGGAAGACAAGGCGGGTGCTCCTAATAACCTCGAATGGGGAGAAATTGTAGCTGAAGTGAGCATCATGATGAACGCAGGCTCTGACACCACGGGGATTTCCCTGAACAACGTGATGCTTCTCTTGTTGAAAAACCCACACTGTCTCGAAAAGCTTCGGGAAGAGATCGACGGTGTCCTGGAAGACGATGAGGTTATTGCACCTTATGACAAAGTGAAACATTTACCCTACTTGCGAGCTTGTCTCGATGAGAACATGCGCATGTACCCACCTGTGTCATTTCACGTTCCGCGCCGGACACCTCAGGAGGGTACCATGATTAGAGGTGAATTTGTGGCAGGCAACACTTCCGTTGGTATTTCGGCGTATGTGGTTCATCGCAACGAGGACATATTCCCAGACCCAGACACATATAAGCCTGAGCGCTGGCTCGGTGATAAGGGACGCGATCTTCAGCCGTATTTTGTTGCTTTCAGTGCGGGTGCTAGAGGGTGCATCGGTCGTAATATCAGTTATCTGGAACAGACTGTTCTTCTAGCTTCACTTGTGCATCGCTTCGAATTCGCCTTGCCATCGCCGTCCTGGGAGCCGGTCAGACATGAAACGACGAATTTCAACTCCGGACCTATGCCGCTGAAGGTGTGGAGGCGAGCGAGTAGGGTATATGAAGATAATTAG
- a CDS encoding synaptic vesicle transporter (conserved hypothetical protein) yields MGMTHLPETDHARRADEEKPANRLGPDPNLVGWEENDPENPHNFSTLYKCWITFQLGMLALSASLGSSITSPAQTKLEAYLDISTEVSILPVSLYILGFAFGPLCWAPISEIWGRRWSMLPAVFMLGIFSIGTATSKNTAAVLITRYFAGVFGSAPVSNVSAALGDFFHMKARAVAGTSYAICVVGGPTMGPIIGAALTNNPRLGWRWTEYIEAIIVFFVFTVTFFCLPEVYGPVLLHKKAKRLRKETGNQELYHPHEHLKVDAYSIVTKHFSRPLVMLVTEPMVTVIALYASFTYALLYLTLEVFPIVFNEIRQWKPVVATLPFIGLFVGVLLSAAFVILVGQPYYIRKWEEGGGNPVPEARLMPMAVGGFLFTGGLFWFGWTAEPSYSWGLPVVAAVMFGCGFCIIFGQCINFLVDTYGPYAASATASNTFLRSVLAAAFPLFAKQMFHNLGVGPAMSILGGIAAALIPVPFLFRIYGVRLRKMSRFAPFKG; encoded by the exons ATGGGGATGACACACTTGCCTGAGACTGACCACGCACGGCgtgcagatgaagaaaagcCTGCAAATCGTCTCGGTCCGGACCCAAACTTGGTTGGTTGGGAGGAAAATGACCCAGAGAACCCGCATAACTTCTCGACGCTATATAAATGTTGGATTACTTTCCAGCTTGGCATGCTGGCCCTGAGTGCCAGTTTAGGCTCGAGTATCACCTCCCCGGCGCAGACTAAGCTGGAAGCGTACCTAGATATTAGTACTGAAGTCAGCATTCTCCCAGTATCTCTCTACAT TCTTGGCTTCGCTTTTGGACCACTATGCTGGGCGCCTATCTCGGAAATCTGGGGACGTCGCTGGTCGATGCTCCCGGCGGTTTTCATGCTGGGCATTTTCAGTATCGGTACGGCAACAAGCAAGAATACCGCCGCCGTTCTCATCACCCGGTACTTCGCAGGCGTTTTCGGCTCCGCTCCTGTTAGCAATGTATCGGCAGCCCTGGGAGACTTCTTCCATATGAAGGCTCGCGCCGTCGCCGGCACTTCCTATGCCATCTGCGTCGTGGGGGGACCTACCATGGGACCGATCATTGGCGCTGCCTTAACCAACAATCCACGCCTGGGTTGGCGCTGGACAGAGTATATTGAAGCAatcattgtcttcttcgtATTTACCGTAACCTTCTTCTGTTTACCGGAGGTATATGGCCCTGTGCTTCTACATAAAAAGGCGAAGCGCTTGCGCAAAGAGACGGGTAACCAAGAGCTATACCACCCACACGAGCATTTGAAAGTCGATGCGTATAGTATTGTCACCAAGCATTTCTCCCGCCCGCTTGTCATGCTTGTGACGGAACCAATGGTTACGGTGATTGCGTTATACGCCTCGTTCACCTATGCTCTACTCTATCTCACCCTTGAGGTGTTTCCCATTGTCTTTAACGAAATCCGCCAGTGGAAGCCGGTGGTTGCCACGTTACCTTTTATCGGCCTCTTTGTTGGCGTCCTCCTCTCCGCCGCATTCGTTATTCTCGTTGGCCAGCCATATTACATCCGAAAATGGGAAGAGGGCGGCGGGAATCCGGTCCCGGAGGCACGTCTGATGCCCATGGCTGTTGGGGGGTTTCTATTCACAGGGGGTCTCTTCTGGTTTGGCTGGACGGCGGAACCCTCCTATTCCTGGGGTTTACCCGTCGTAGCAGCTGTGATGTTCGGCTGCGGATTCTGTATCATCTTTGGTCAATGTATCAATTTTCTGGTCGATACATACGGGCCATACGCTGCCTCGGCCACTGCGTCCAACACCTTCTTGCGAAGCGTGCTTGCGGCCGCGTTCCCTCTTTTTGCGAAGCAAATGTTTCACAATCTGGGGGTGGGACCAGCGATGTCGATCCTTGGGGGTATTGCGGCGGCACTGATTCCGGTTCCTTTTCTGTTCCGGATCTATGGAGTGCGGTTGAGAAAGATGTCGAGGTTTGCACCATTTAAAGGATAA
- a CDS encoding MFS transporter, with product MLSPVKLSNNFLAMSEEKAGSQHVEDDSTGSTEIYDPIATDRSAQPTVQLDPAAESRLRLKIDLYIVPVASLMYLFCFIDRANIGNAKLAGLEDDLGLTGYDYNTLLSVFYISYIIFEIPSNIACKWLGPGWVIPALTLGFGICSLCTAFVHDLSSAAGVRFLLGAFEAGLLPGISYYLSRWYRRRELAFRISMYMVMAPLAGAFGGLLASGILKLPSFGSLKDWRMIFAIEGIITIGVAIFAFLTLTDRPETARWLTQEEKDLAIARIRSESEYAGVTEVLDKLDTKKTMRGIFNPVTLATSWIMLLVNVTVQGLAFFAPTIVRTIYPKHSIISQQLYTVPPYIIGAFSTLLIPYLSSRFNRRLLFFVLTPPLMMAGYVMFLASSDPHVRYGATFLIAFGSFPVGVLCNAHSAANVISDTARASAIGTVVMLGNIGGLVATWSFLPFDAPNYYIGNGLNLATGATILVTSGCLWLWSIWDNQRRDKQDVGRMLDGMTDRQIQDLEWRHPRFRWRL from the exons ATGCTGTCCCCAGTCAAATT GTCCAATAACTTTCTCGCTATGTCTGAGGAAAAGGCTGGTTCCCAGCATGTCGAGGATGACAGTACCGGCTCTACGGAAATATATGATCCTATTGCAACTGATCG ATCCGCTCAGCCCACAGTGCAGTTGGACCCTGCTGCTGAGTCCCGGCTGCGATTGAAGATTGACCTCTACATCGTCCCTGTTGCATCCCTGATGTATCTCTTCTGTTTTATCGATCGAGCAAATATTG GAAATGCGAAATTGGCTGGGCTTGAAGATGACCTAGGGTTGACAGGTTATGACTATAACACCTTACTCTCTGTGTTCTACATTTCTTATATTATCTTCGAAATTCCTTCCAATATTGCCTGCAAATGGCTTGGACCGGGTTGGGTCATTCCTGCCCTGACATTGGGGTTTGGGATATGCTCGTTGTGCACGGCATTTGTCCACGACTTATCAAGTGCTGCGGGAGTGCGCTTCCTCCTAGGTGCCTTTGAGGCAGGATTGCTCCCTGGCATCTCATACTATTTATCGCGATGGTATCGGAGAAGGGAACTTGCTTTTCGGATTTCCATGTACATGGTGATGGCTCCTCTAGCCGGTGCCTTCGGTGGCCTACTTGCTTCTGGCATCCTGAAACTTCCTTCCTTCGGCAGCCTGAAAGACTGGCGCATGATCTTTGCCATTGAAGGCATTATAACTATCGGGGTTGCTATTTTTGCATTCCTAACCCTCACAGATCGCCCCGAGACAGCCCGCTGGCTCACGCAGGAGGAGAAAGACCTGGCCATCGCGCGAATCCGCTCGGAGTCAGAGTATGCAGGCGTGACTGAGGTCCTAGACAAGCTCGACACGAAGAAGACCATGCGCGGGATCTTCAACCCCGTCACATTGGCGACCTCTTGGATCATGCTTCTTGTAAATGTGACAGTCCAGGGCCTGGCCTTCTTTGCGCCCACCATTGTGAGGACCATCTACCCGAAGCACAGCATTATCTCCCAGCAGCTCTATACCGTGCCGCCCTACATTATCGGCGCTTTCTCTACGCTCTTAATCCCCTACCTGAGCTCGCGTTTCAATCGCCGActcctcttctttgttcttaCACCTCCACTCATGATGGCCGGGTATGTGATGTTTCTGGCAAGTAGCGACCCCCACGTTCGTTACGGTGCCACATTCTTGATTGCTTTCGGCTCGTTCCCCGTGGGTGTCCTTTGCAATGCCCATTCAGCAGCCAATGTCATCTCGGACACGGCGCGTGCGTCAGCAATCGGAACTGTGGTGATGCTGGGTAATATCGGCGGCTTGGTCGCGACCTGGTCTTTCCTGCCATTCGACGCTCCCAATTATTATATCGGCAATGGCCTCAACCTAGCCACGGGGGCGACGATTCTTGTAACGTCAGGCTGTCTTTGGCTCTGGTCGATTTGGGACAATCAGAGACGAGACAAACAGGATGTTGGCCGGATGCTTGACGGGATGACCGACAGGCAGATACAGGACCTGGAATGGCGGCATCCCAGGTTCCGCTGGAGATTATAA
- a CDS encoding major facilitator superfamily domain-containing protein, which translates to MEKTGPMETSECDGRMDDKVAPTTVQAPRDNEARPEAFSSTIQEILFVAVATMAIAMSSLLTGSITVLTSQVQRDLNMTTAELTWLTSSSSLASGSFLLFFGRLADLFGRRALFIGGMAFFAVFALAAGFSKTPMQVDILNGVMGLMSASSVPPAQGMLANIYEKPSKRKNRVFACFSAGNPLGFVFGSIFSGIATQLFNWRASFFLLAIIYVVIVAIALFTVPVDNTPTEKISMEAVKRFDVVGTILTIAGIGLFSAALSLGSDAPQGWKTPYVLVCLILGVLLIAAFILWECWYSYPLIPMSIWRDRDFSLVIAVLLLGFLAFPITTFWISLYMQEIKHYSALPVAMHMLPMAIMGIIVNIIAGLIMHRVSNTLLMLLGATSYVGSFLLMGLQHSDSSYWAFIFPGLILAVVGADFEFCVANMYVMSSLPPEQQSIAGGIFQTVTKLCVAIGMGISTAIFDAVQARGTATSGYFKDDPIEPYSATFLYSAGIAALGIPLCAFLRIGAQGHGGDGKKGRDHEKDLISGTPVNHSTHA; encoded by the exons ATGGAGAAGACAGGGCCGATGGAGACAAGCGAATGCGATGGGAGAATGGATGACAAGGTCGCACCCACGACGGTTCAAGCGCCCCGCGACAATGAAGCCCGACCGGAAGCCTTTTCATCCACGATCCAAGAGATCCTGTTTGTCGCGGTTGCGACCATGGCAATTGCCATGTCATCCCTCCTCACTGGGAGCATCACGGTGCTCACGTCCCAAGTTCAGAGGGATCTGAACATGACCACCGCGGAGCTGACTTGGCTGACCAGTTCATCCTC TCTGGCTTCCGGATCCTTTCTCCTGTTTTTCGGTCGTTTGGCGGATCTCTTTGGCCGAAGAGCACTTTTCATCGGTGGCATGGCTTTTTTTGCAGTGTTCGCGCTGGCTGCCGGGTTTTCCAAAACGCCCATGCAGGTCGATATTCTGAACGGTGTCATGGGCCTGATGTCGGCTTCCTCTGTCCCACCCGCGCAGGGTATGCTCGCCAACATCTACGAGAAACCGTCGAAGCGAAAGAATAGGGTCTTTGCCTGTTTCAGCGCCGGAAACCCCCTGGGCTTCGTCTTCGGGAGTATATTTTCGGGTATTGCTACGCAGCTGTTCAACTGGCGAGCCAGCTTCTTCTTACTGGCCATCATTTACGTCGTCATTGTGGCCATTGCGCTGTTCACCGTCCCAGTAGACAATACACCCACCGAGAAAATTTCCATGGAGGCTGTCAAGAGGTTCGATGTCGTCGGTACTATCTTGACCATCGCTGGTATCGGCTTGTTCTCTGCCGCCCTGAG TCTTGGCTCGGACGCTCCCCAAGGGTGGAAGACCCCGTACGTCCTTGTCTGCCTCATCCTGGGTGTTCTCCTCATCGCTGCCTTCATCCTCTGGGAGTGCTGGTATTCCTACCCCCTCATCCCCATGTCCATCTGGCGCGACCGTGACTTCTCGCTGGTCATCGCTGTTCTTCTGCTCGGCTTTCTCGCCTTCCCGATTACAACATTCTGGATCTCGCTCTATATGCAAGAGATCAAGCATTACTCGGCGCTCCCGGTCGCCATGCACATGCTTCCCATGGCGATTATGGGCATcatcgtcaacatcatcgcAGGACTGATCATGCACCGCGTGTCCAATACCCTCCTAATGCTCCTTGGTGCCACGTCGTATGTCGGATCTTTCCTCCTCATGGGCCTCCAACACTCGGACAGTAGTTACTGGGCCTTCATCTTCCCCGGCTTGATTCTCGCGGTGGTCGGCGCCGACTTCGAGTTTTGCGTGGCCAACATGTACGTCATGAGTTCTCTGCCGCCGGAACAGCAGAGTATCGCAGGTGGAATTTTCCAGACGGTGACAAAGCTATGTGTGGCTATCGGCATGGGGATCAGTACCGCCATCTTTGATGCAGTTCAGGCCAGAGGGACGGCGACAAGTGGGTATTTCAAGGATGACCCGATCGAGCCATATAGTGCAACCTTCCTGTACAGCGCGGGTATTGCGGCCCTCGGTATTCCCCTGTGTGCGTTTCTGAGAATCGGTGCACAGGGACATGGTGGGGATGGCAAGAAGGGGAGAGACCACGAGAAG GATCTGATCTCGGGCACGCCCGTCAACCACAGTACTCATGCGTAG
- a CDS encoding uncharacterized protein (expressed protein) — MRQGPAEFGSDRDIQWDLAKVWNDELVNVGALRSPTIDGADDFSRVHWFIEDLAPRHLFDAAVVEIWTPEQLEEARKEVEATLGKYLDGWGF; from the coding sequence ATGCGCCAAGGTCCGGCAGAGTTTGGCAGTGACCGCGATATCCAGTGGGATCTTGCAAAGGTATGGAACGATGAACTGGTCAACGTTGGAGCGCTGCGGTCGCCAACAATTGACGGGGCAGACGATTTCTCTCGGGTTCATTGGTTTATCGAGGACCTTGCGCCGCGGCATTTGTTTGACGCGGCTGTCGTAGAGATCTGGACTCCTGAGCAGTTGGAGGAAGCTCGCAAAGAAGTTGAGGCGACGCTGGGGAAGTACCTTGATGGTTGGGGATTCTAG
- a CDS encoding uncharacterized protein (of unknown function-domain containing protein): MASQYAEWFTRISHDKDLFFLDPTELATLQSYLEGNLPLQDTISSLTAPTAPQWHSTQSSRVWAMLLSIAEEYGEAHDRIIALIEALFSLPKPSQPNEQDWPGEKEFGFPRCWRDIHDSLWARESEIEYLSDSVATKWINYQAFTARLLASSLLSAHDRALLHTVDAFEKTLEPKEFAMRQDVDNRCCCTVLGL; encoded by the exons ATGGCGAGCCAGTACGCAGAGTGGTTCACCCGTATCTCCCACGACAAAgacctcttttttcttgatcCTACCGAACTCGCGACCTTACAGTCCTACCTTGAAGGCAATCTCCCTCTACAAGACACAATCTCAAGCTTAACAGCCCCCACCGCGCCTCAATGGCATTCCACTCAAAGCAGCAGGGTCTGGGCGATGCTCCTATCCATAGCAGAAGAGTACGGAGAAGCCCATGATCGCATCATAGCTCTGATCGAAGCtttgttctctctcccaAAGCCATCACAGCCCAATGAGCAGGACTGGCCGGGTGAAAAAGAATTTGGTTTTCCGCGGTGTTGGCGCGACATCCATGACT CTTTATGGGCTCGGGAATCAGAGATTGAGTATTTGTCTGATTCCGTCGCCACAAAGTGGATAAACTACCAAGCGTTTACAGCGCGCCTTCTAGCTTCATCCCTTTTAAGCGCTCATGACAGAGCCTTGCTGCATACAGTCGATGCTTTTGAAAAGACGCTGGAGCCAAAGGAGTTCGCAATGAGACAAGACGTTGATAatcgctgctgctgcacaGTACTGGGTCTATGA
- a CDS encoding putative cytochrome P450, whose product MTLLAEVFSRASPEYALYILPFISLIYIGHLYFHNGLNRYPGPFLAKFTDLWRFLDVWGRQPHETHIALHRKHGDVVRIGPNTLSFSSPAATKVIYGLNKGFTKSEFYPVQMTVSKGEPLPSLFSTLDDKFHAELRRSVNHAFSMSSLVQYEPMVDETTLLFLDQTDRLFATGGKVCDFARWLQFFAFDVIGSITYSKRHGFIEKNEDIDGIVKSLARIFNYAGPVGQMPWLDKVFWKNPIFDAMQKWGLLDNSHPVAIFARQRMMERMSSKAAIDPSSRSDLLTKFMKAGELRPNFMTEKRVLTMAVSMAFAGSETTAISLAAVFYYLLKTPDYMRRVREELDEAIQNGTIENRPSGLVSWTESQKLPFLDACIKEAFRIFPAAGLPLERVTPPSGADIAGQFIPGGTIVGCSPWVIHRREDIFGSDVDTYNPDRWLNASEDKLKIMNGMMLQFGAGSRTCIGKNISLMEIYKLIPSFLRRFDVRLAYPEQEWRLWNAWFVRQYNFNTVFTPRKIEVQ is encoded by the exons ATGACGCTTCTTGCGGAGGTCTTCTCGCGCGCGTCGCCTGAGTATGCGCTGTATATCCTCCCCTTCATTTCGCTGATTTATATCGGCCACTTATACTTCCACAACGGACTAAATCGCTACCCCGGCCCCTTTCTGGCCAAGTTTACTGACCTCTGGCGGTTCCTTGATGTATGGGGCCGGCAGCCTCATGAGACGCATATCGCACTACATCGCAAGCATGGCGACGTTGTACGCATCGGACCAAACACCCTGTCCTTCAGCAGCCCGGCTGCAACGAAGGTCATTTATGGGTTGAACAAGGGATTTACCAAG TCCGAGTTCTACCCCGTTCAGATGACGGTCTCCAAAGGCGAGCCGTTACCTTCCTTGTTCTCGACCCTAGATGACAAGTTCCATGCGGAGCTCCGGCGCTCGGTTAACCATGCGTTCTCGATGAGCTCGCTGGTGCAGTACGAGCCCATGGTTGACGAGACCACActgctcttccttgatcAGACCGATCGTCTCTTCGCCACTGGGGGCAAGGTCTGCGACTTCGCACGCTGGCTACAATTTTTCGCATTTGATGTTATCGGCAGCATTACCTACAGCAAGCGCCATGGATTTATCGAGAAGAACGAGGACATTGATGGTATTGTAAAGTCCCTCGCTCGCATTTTCAATTATGCCGGGCCTGTCGGTCAGATGCCTTGGTTGGATAAAGTATTCTGGAAGAACCCGATCTTCGACGCAATGCAAAAATGGGGGCTGCTGGATAATTCCCACCCAGTTGCCATCTTTGCACGGCAACGTATGATGGAGCGCATGTCGTCAAAGGCTGCGATCGATCCCAGTTCTCGCAGTGACCTTCTTACCAAATTCATGAAAGCGGGCGAGTTGCGCCCCAACTTCATGACAGAGAAACGAGTCCTCACCATGGCCGTCTCCATGGCTTTTGCCGGGTCCGAAACGACTGCCATCAGTCTTGCAGCCGTATTCTACTATCTGCTGAAGACGCCCGACTACATGCGACGGGTGCgggaggagctggatgaGGCGATCCAAAATGGTACAATCGAGAACCGTCCAAGCGGCCTCGTCTCGTGGACTGAATCTCAGAAACTTCCATTCCTCGATGCTTGTATAAAAGAGGCGTTTCGTATCTTTCCCGCCGCTGGTCTTCCCTTGGAGCGTGTTACTCCTCCCTCCGGTGCGGACATCGCCGGCCAGTTTATCCCGGGGGGCACAATCGTCGGTTGTAGTCCATGGGTGATCCATCGTCGTGAGGACATTTTCGGGTCAGATGTGGACACGTACAACCCCGATAGATGGCTCAATGCCTCAGAGGATAAGTTAAAAATCATGAACGGAATGATGCTCCAGTTCGGCGCCGGTTCCAGGACATGCATCGGAAAAAATATTTCATTGATGGAGATTTATAAACTAATTCCAAGTTTCCTAAGACGATTTGAC GTGCGATTAGCATACCCCGAGCAGGAATGGAGACTATGGAATGCCTGGTTTGTGCGGCAGTATAATTTTAACACTGTATTTACTCCGAGGAAGATTGAGGTACAGTAG